A window of the Nisaea acidiphila genome harbors these coding sequences:
- the fabI gene encoding enoyl-ACP reductase FabI — protein MSHPSPIMSGKKGLVMGVANDRSIAWGIAKAVAAQGADLAFTFQGEALQKRVAPLAAEVGSDMVLPCDVTDDADVARTFQTIREKWGRLDFLVHAIAYSDKEELKGKYVNTTRDNFLKTLDISCYSFTRIAREAADLMTDGGSLLTLSYYGAERVMPHYNVMGVAKAALEASIRYLAADLGSDNIRVNGLSAGPMKTLAASGIGDFRYILKWNQYNSPLRRNVTLEDVGGAGMYLLSDLSSGVSGEVHHVDCGYNIVGMKAVDAPDISTV, from the coding sequence ATGAGTCATCCAAGCCCGATCATGAGCGGCAAAAAGGGGCTTGTCATGGGGGTCGCGAACGACCGCTCCATCGCTTGGGGGATCGCCAAAGCGGTCGCGGCGCAGGGTGCGGATCTCGCCTTCACCTTCCAGGGCGAAGCGCTGCAGAAGCGGGTTGCCCCGCTGGCGGCCGAAGTCGGTTCCGACATGGTGCTGCCCTGCGACGTGACGGACGATGCCGACGTTGCCCGTACCTTCCAGACGATCCGGGAAAAGTGGGGCAGGCTGGACTTCCTGGTCCATGCCATCGCCTATTCGGACAAGGAAGAGCTGAAAGGCAAATACGTCAATACGACTCGCGACAACTTCCTGAAGACGCTGGATATTTCCTGCTACTCCTTCACCCGGATCGCGCGCGAGGCGGCCGACCTGATGACCGACGGCGGCTCGCTCCTGACCCTGAGCTACTACGGCGCCGAGCGGGTCATGCCGCACTATAATGTCATGGGCGTCGCCAAGGCCGCGCTGGAAGCGAGCATCCGCTATCTCGCCGCCGATCTCGGAAGCGACAATATCCGCGTCAACGGCCTCTCGGCCGGCCCGATGAAGACGCTCGCCGCCTCCGGTATCGGCGATTTCCGCTACATCCTGAAATGGAACCAGTACAACTCGCCGCTCCGGCGTAACGTGACGCTGGAAGATGTCGGCGGCGCCGGCATGTACCTGCTGAGCGACCTTTCGAGCGGAGTTTCCGGCGAAGTCCACCATGTCGATTGCGGCTACAACATCGTCGGCATGAAAGCGGTCGACGCGCCCGACATTTCCACGGTCTGA
- a CDS encoding cupin domain-containing protein, translating to MTAKRPAATPTQLLDDEKVRITRWDFAPGAETGHHVHGMDYVVVPMTDLTLLLEEPEGSRTVTTPAGAAYRRDAGVEHNVINGGDAPMSFIEIEYK from the coding sequence ATGACCGCAAAGCGACCCGCCGCCACTCCGACTCAGCTTCTCGACGACGAGAAGGTTCGTATCACTCGCTGGGACTTCGCGCCGGGCGCCGAAACGGGTCATCATGTCCACGGCATGGACTATGTCGTCGTCCCGATGACCGACCTCACCCTGCTGCTGGAAGAGCCGGAAGGATCGCGAACGGTCACGACGCCGGCCGGCGCCGCCTATCGCCGGGATGCCGGGGTGGAGCACAATGTTATCAACGGAGGCGATGCGCCGATGTCCTTCATCGAGATCGAATATAAGTGA
- a CDS encoding isocitrate lyase/PEP mutase family protein: MSQETKARTFSELHRKGDPVILFNIWDAGSAKAVADSGAKALATGSWSVAGAQGYGDGEALPLDLLEVIVKRIAATTELPLSVDFEGAYATGPTGVGKNIARMIAAGAVGVNFEDQKIGGSGLYPVAEQAARISSARSAAEDAGLPFFINARTDLFLKDREPENHPALMAEAIARARAYAEAGASGIFMPGLKTPDLIRQAVEAVELPLNILMMPGVPEPKELASLGVSRISYGPGPWREMMAWVTERAGEVYGA; encoded by the coding sequence ATGTCCCAGGAAACCAAGGCCCGGACCTTCTCGGAGCTGCATCGTAAGGGCGATCCCGTCATCCTTTTCAATATCTGGGATGCAGGCAGCGCCAAAGCGGTCGCGGACTCAGGCGCGAAGGCACTGGCGACGGGAAGCTGGTCCGTCGCCGGCGCACAGGGCTACGGTGACGGCGAGGCGCTTCCGCTCGATCTGCTGGAGGTGATCGTGAAGCGGATCGCGGCAACGACAGAATTGCCGCTCAGCGTCGATTTCGAAGGCGCTTATGCGACCGGCCCCACAGGTGTGGGCAAGAACATCGCGCGGATGATCGCCGCCGGCGCCGTCGGGGTGAACTTCGAGGACCAGAAAATCGGCGGAAGCGGACTTTATCCGGTCGCCGAGCAGGCGGCGCGGATCAGTTCCGCGCGGTCCGCCGCCGAGGACGCGGGTCTGCCGTTTTTCATCAATGCCCGCACGGACCTCTTTCTCAAGGATCGGGAGCCGGAGAATCACCCGGCCCTGATGGCGGAAGCGATCGCGCGGGCGCGGGCCTATGCCGAGGCGGGCGCGAGCGGCATTTTCATGCCGGGCCTGAAGACGCCGGATCTGATCCGCCAGGCCGTCGAGGCCGTCGAGCTGCCGCTCAACATCCTGATGATGCCGGGTGTGCCCGAGCCGAAGGAACTGGCTTCCCTCGGCGTTTCGCGCATCAGCTATGGTCCCGGCCCCTGGCGCGAGATGATGGCCTGGGTGACCGAGCGCGCGGGCGAGGTCTACGGCGCCTGA
- a CDS encoding YihY family inner membrane protein: MSSQSNRLERWKTLAAAAVVRDVAEYIGFALLRFYRGGGMQSAAALTYTTLLALVPLLAIAFAIFSAFPAFETARMAIEELIFENLVPELAGPVRTHLDSFMRNASDLGAAGTIGLAISAILLLATIESTFNQIWRVERQRPFLIRVLTFWAVLTLGPILAGLTISSTSDAFATLRQTWTEAGLDAGSLDLGGGARDHVIAIVLQSISFMLLFMVVPNRSVSWRNALIGGVLSGAAFEGLKQGFGWYLSAFPTYQNIYGAMAAIPIFLIWVYASWTVILLGAVFAASFPDWWRSRNLETQQELGSARVLSVALSILGVLWRAARESGPVREIVLEDVAPAEAISQVLDRLQGAGFVARTEDDRLLVARDPSSASVYELYLGLGCASELPRIDGEVDTSDPHVHLLRRLADAEQDALSQRISEVLETLKSSGEISMRSSDIRAVGE; this comes from the coding sequence ATGAGTAGCCAGAGCAACCGTCTCGAACGCTGGAAAACCCTCGCCGCCGCGGCTGTGGTGCGCGATGTCGCGGAGTATATCGGTTTCGCGCTGCTGCGCTTCTATCGCGGCGGCGGCATGCAGTCGGCGGCGGCGCTGACCTATACCACACTGCTCGCTCTGGTGCCTTTGCTTGCGATCGCGTTCGCCATTTTCAGCGCCTTCCCGGCCTTCGAGACGGCGCGGATGGCGATCGAGGAACTGATTTTCGAGAATCTCGTTCCGGAACTCGCCGGCCCGGTGCGCACCCATCTCGACAGTTTCATGCGCAACGCTTCGGACCTGGGGGCGGCCGGAACCATCGGCCTCGCGATTTCCGCCATCCTGCTGCTCGCGACAATCGAATCGACCTTCAACCAGATCTGGCGCGTGGAACGGCAGCGTCCTTTTCTGATTCGGGTTCTGACCTTCTGGGCCGTCCTGACCCTCGGCCCTATCCTGGCGGGGCTGACGATCTCCTCCACCAGCGATGCCTTTGCCACATTGCGGCAAACCTGGACCGAAGCGGGACTCGATGCGGGTTCGCTCGATCTCGGCGGCGGCGCCCGGGACCACGTGATCGCCATCGTGCTCCAGAGCATCAGTTTCATGCTGCTGTTCATGGTGGTGCCGAACCGTTCCGTCAGCTGGCGGAACGCGCTGATCGGCGGGGTATTGTCCGGCGCAGCCTTTGAAGGGCTGAAACAGGGCTTCGGCTGGTATCTCTCGGCCTTCCCGACCTATCAGAACATCTATGGCGCGATGGCGGCGATCCCGATCTTCCTGATCTGGGTCTATGCCTCTTGGACGGTGATCCTGCTCGGCGCGGTCTTCGCCGCCTCCTTCCCGGACTGGTGGCGTTCGCGCAATCTGGAGACCCAGCAGGAACTCGGAAGCGCGCGGGTCCTCTCGGTCGCACTGTCGATTCTCGGTGTGCTCTGGCGCGCGGCCCGGGAAAGCGGACCGGTGCGCGAAATAGTGCTGGAAGATGTCGCGCCGGCAGAGGCCATCTCGCAGGTGCTGGACCGGCTCCAGGGCGCCGGCTTCGTCGCCAGAACGGAGGACGACCGGCTCCTGGTTGCGCGCGATCCCTCGAGCGCGAGCGTCTATGAACTCTATCTCGGCCTCGGCTGCGCGTCCGAGTTGCCCCGGATCGACGGTGAGGTGGACACTTCCGATCCCCATGTCCACTTGTTGCGTCGTCTGGCGGACGCGGAACAGGATGCCCTATCGCAGAGAATTTCCGAAGTTCTGGAGACGTTGAAATCCAGCGGCGAAATTAGCATGCGATCATCCGATATCCGAGCGGTCGGTGAATAG
- a CDS encoding acyl-CoA synthetase, with protein MSGNPFEENLDRNAANYVPMSPISFLARTAAVFPTRASVIDGARRFTWAETRERCHRFASALSKRGIGKGNTVAVMAPNITAAFEASLAVPMTGGVLNAMNIRLDAPTIGFILDHGQADVLITDTEFAPVIREALKEVKREILVIDIADPAAPGGDRLGEMEYEDFLATGDPDFQAIPPQDEWDAIALNYTSGTTGNPKGVVYHHRGAYLNALGNALVWGMAHHPIYLWTLPMFHCNGWCFPWTITMLAGTHVCLRRVVAKDINDAIADHGVTHLCGAPIVMSMLLNAPEGEKRSWEHQVEMMTAASAPPASVIEGMEAMGIKVTHVYGLTEVYGPAVVCEWHEEWNGLPIEEQARLKSRQGVRYPVQEGLMVADAESLEPVPQDGETMGEVFMRGNIVMKGYLKNPKATDDAFRGGWFHTGDLGVWHEDGYVELKDRSKDIIISGGENISTIEVEGVLYRHPAVLDAAVVARPDEKWGETPCAFVTLKNGASVTEADLIAFCRENLAHYKAPKTIVFGELPKTSTGKIQKFVLRDQAKAL; from the coding sequence ATGAGCGGAAATCCGTTCGAGGAGAATCTGGACCGGAACGCGGCGAATTACGTGCCCATGTCGCCGATTTCCTTCCTGGCCCGGACAGCCGCGGTGTTCCCGACACGCGCATCCGTGATCGATGGTGCCCGCCGCTTCACCTGGGCGGAAACGCGGGAGCGCTGCCACCGCTTCGCATCCGCACTCTCTAAACGCGGGATCGGCAAGGGAAATACCGTCGCCGTGATGGCACCGAACATCACCGCCGCCTTCGAGGCCAGCCTCGCCGTACCGATGACAGGCGGCGTTCTGAATGCAATGAATATCCGCCTCGATGCCCCGACCATCGGCTTCATCCTGGATCATGGCCAGGCGGACGTCCTCATTACCGACACCGAATTCGCCCCCGTGATCCGAGAGGCGCTGAAAGAGGTGAAGCGCGAGATCCTCGTCATCGACATCGCAGATCCGGCCGCTCCCGGAGGAGATCGTCTAGGCGAGATGGAGTACGAGGATTTCCTTGCGACCGGCGATCCGGACTTCCAGGCGATCCCGCCGCAGGACGAGTGGGATGCGATTGCGCTCAATTACACCTCCGGGACCACGGGCAACCCGAAGGGCGTGGTCTATCACCATCGTGGCGCCTACCTGAACGCGCTCGGAAACGCGCTGGTCTGGGGCATGGCGCATCATCCGATCTATCTCTGGACCCTGCCGATGTTCCATTGCAACGGCTGGTGCTTCCCCTGGACGATCACCATGCTTGCCGGAACCCATGTGTGCCTCCGCCGGGTGGTGGCGAAGGACATCAACGACGCCATCGCGGATCATGGTGTGACCCATCTCTGCGGCGCGCCGATCGTCATGTCGATGCTGCTGAACGCGCCCGAGGGCGAGAAGCGGAGCTGGGAGCATCAGGTCGAGATGATGACCGCCGCCTCCGCGCCGCCCGCCTCGGTGATCGAGGGCATGGAGGCGATGGGCATCAAGGTGACCCATGTCTATGGCCTGACCGAGGTCTACGGCCCCGCCGTGGTCTGCGAATGGCACGAGGAGTGGAACGGCCTGCCGATCGAGGAGCAGGCGCGGCTCAAGTCGCGCCAGGGCGTGCGCTATCCGGTCCAGGAAGGCCTGATGGTGGCGGATGCGGAGAGCCTCGAGCCGGTGCCGCAGGACGGCGAGACGATGGGCGAGGTCTTCATGCGCGGCAATATCGTGATGAAGGGCTACCTGAAGAACCCGAAGGCGACCGACGACGCCTTCCGCGGCGGCTGGTTCCATACCGGAGACCTCGGTGTGTGGCACGAGGACGGTTATGTCGAGCTGAAGGACCGTTCGAAGGACATCATCATTTCGGGCGGTGAGAACATCTCGACCATCGAAGTCGAGGGTGTGCTTTACCGGCACCCGGCGGTGCTGGACGCGGCGGTGGTCGCACGGCCGGACGAGAAATGGGGCGAGACGCCCTGCGCCTTCGTTACCCTTAAAAACGGTGCCTCGGTCACGGAAGCCGACTTGATCGCCTTCTGCCGCGAGAATCTCGCCCACTACAAGGCGCCGAAGACGATCGTTTTCGGCGAGCTGCCAAAGACCTCGACGGGCAAGATCCAGAAATTCGTTCTGCGCGATCAGGCGAAGGCGCTCTAG
- the sppA gene encoding signal peptide peptidase SppA, giving the protein MMKFLKGVLITFGILFIALIVGGVVGLRFAAQQWQEEPLPDRFTLTLSLKSDMSETGETIPFAAYFGSAAPSLLDIVNLLRTAGEDERVQGLFLDLSEARVSPAAAQELRAALSRFRASGRFVHAYADSIEGNGGIALYHLATGADTISLQPSGLLDIRGIELTTPYFGQTLRDLGINADFRARHEYKGAMSPLTDSSMPYPVRENYRRLVDSLYAGIAADIATARRLSPSSVNALIDSAPLTADEARSNGLIDVARYRDDALDGARTKAAVGSIVSASRYLRDDLDLYEDEEAARIAVIAVEGPIVRGRSAPFSRNRQAAARTVTDTIEDAAKDEAVKAIILRVNSPGGSYTASDTILHALSKARAGGLPVIVSMSGTAASGGYFVALDADHVVAHPTTITGSIGVVSGKLDFSGLLNEYGVRTDGVSAGQNAGMFSPTRPFSDSESARLDEVLDAIYEDFTGKVAKARRLGPAEIDAAARGRVWSGQDAKRIGLVDVLGGYAEAEGLARDAAGIAPDVRTELVAYPTERDSLSDVLRTIEESGVSETASRLEALLTILRYSDVLMSMLGDTGGDHVRAEAPPVTVR; this is encoded by the coding sequence ATGATGAAATTTCTGAAAGGCGTCCTGATCACGTTCGGGATTCTGTTCATCGCGCTGATCGTCGGCGGGGTCGTCGGCCTGCGGTTCGCCGCGCAGCAATGGCAGGAAGAACCCTTGCCGGACCGGTTCACGCTGACACTCTCGCTGAAGTCCGACATGAGCGAGACCGGCGAAACAATCCCCTTCGCGGCCTATTTCGGCAGTGCAGCACCGTCGCTGCTCGATATCGTGAACCTGCTGCGGACCGCGGGCGAGGACGAGCGGGTGCAGGGCCTGTTCCTCGATCTCTCGGAGGCGCGCGTCAGTCCGGCGGCAGCGCAGGAACTGCGCGCCGCGCTCTCGCGTTTCCGGGCAAGCGGCCGCTTCGTTCATGCCTATGCGGACAGCATCGAGGGTAATGGCGGGATCGCGCTCTATCATCTCGCGACCGGCGCCGACACGATCAGCCTGCAACCGTCCGGCCTGCTGGACATTCGCGGGATCGAACTGACGACGCCCTATTTCGGCCAGACGCTCCGGGACCTCGGGATCAACGCGGATTTTCGCGCCCGGCACGAGTACAAAGGCGCCATGTCCCCGCTCACGGACAGCTCGATGCCTTATCCGGTACGGGAAAACTACCGCCGCCTGGTCGACTCGCTCTATGCCGGGATTGCGGCGGATATCGCCACCGCCCGGCGGCTTTCCCCCTCCTCCGTCAATGCCCTGATCGACAGCGCGCCGCTGACGGCGGACGAGGCCAGAAGCAACGGCCTGATCGACGTTGCGCGCTACCGGGACGACGCCCTGGACGGGGCCCGTACCAAGGCCGCTGTCGGCTCTATCGTCTCGGCCTCCCGCTACCTGCGCGACGATCTCGATCTCTACGAGGACGAGGAGGCTGCAAGAATTGCGGTGATCGCGGTCGAGGGCCCGATCGTCCGTGGCCGCTCCGCGCCGTTCTCCCGCAATCGGCAGGCCGCCGCGCGCACCGTCACCGACACGATCGAAGATGCAGCCAAGGACGAGGCGGTCAAGGCGATCATCCTCAGGGTAAACAGCCCCGGCGGCAGCTACACCGCCTCCGACACGATCCTGCACGCACTCTCCAAGGCACGCGCCGGCGGATTACCGGTGATTGTCTCGATGAGCGGAACCGCCGCGTCCGGCGGATACTTCGTCGCACTCGACGCGGACCATGTCGTCGCCCATCCGACCACCATCACGGGCTCGATCGGCGTGGTTTCCGGAAAGCTCGACTTCTCGGGACTGCTGAACGAGTACGGGGTTCGCACGGACGGCGTCAGCGCCGGCCAGAATGCCGGGATGTTCAGTCCGACCCGTCCCTTCAGCGACAGCGAAAGCGCGCGCCTCGACGAGGTTCTGGACGCCATCTACGAGGATTTCACCGGCAAGGTCGCCAAAGCCCGGCGCCTCGGCCCGGCGGAGATCGACGCGGCGGCGCGGGGCCGCGTCTGGAGCGGTCAGGATGCCAAGCGCATCGGCCTGGTGGACGTGCTCGGCGGCTATGCCGAGGCCGAAGGGCTCGCCCGCGACGCCGCCGGCATAGCCCCGGACGTCCGGACCGAGCTGGTGGCCTATCCAACCGAACGCGACAGCCTGTCCGACGTGCTGCGCACCATCGAGGAGAGCGGGGTGAGCGAAACGGCAAGCCGTCTTGAGGCTCTCTTAACGATCTTGCGTTATAGTGACGTCCTAATGTCCATGCTGGGCGATACCGGCGGAGACCACGTCAGGGCGGAAGCGCCCCCGGTAACGGTCCGCTGA
- the aroC gene encoding chorismate synthase, whose product MASNSFGEAFRFTTWGESHGPAIGCVVDGVPPRLPISEPDIQFFLDRRKPGQSRFTTQRQEPDRVKILSGVFEGQTTGTPIGLVIENTDQRSKDYGDIMSRFRPGHADYTYEAKYGIRDYRGGGRSSARETAMRVAAGAVARKVLAARLGNAFHIRGALVQVGPHKVNRDNWDWDEVERNPFWSPDKDAAETWTGFLDDVRKSGSSAGAVVEIVAEGVPAGLGEPVYGKLDSDLAAAMMTINAVKGVEIGDGFAAAEIPGHEAADEMRMEGDRPVFLSNHAGGVLGGISSGQPVVVRFAVKPTSSILTPRRSVDKDGNEVDVVTKGRHDPCVGIRAVPVGEAMMACVLADHLMRHAAQCGS is encoded by the coding sequence ATGGCCAGCAATTCCTTCGGTGAAGCCTTTCGCTTCACCACCTGGGGCGAAAGTCACGGCCCCGCCATCGGCTGCGTCGTCGATGGCGTGCCGCCGCGCCTGCCGATCAGCGAGCCGGACATCCAGTTCTTTCTCGACCGGCGCAAGCCCGGACAGTCCCGCTTTACCACACAGCGCCAGGAGCCGGACCGGGTGAAGATCCTGTCCGGCGTCTTCGAAGGCCAGACCACCGGCACGCCGATCGGTCTCGTCATCGAGAATACCGACCAGCGCTCGAAGGATTACGGCGACATCATGAGCCGGTTCCGGCCGGGCCATGCGGATTACACCTACGAGGCGAAGTATGGCATCCGCGACTATCGCGGCGGCGGCCGCTCCTCCGCGCGCGAGACCGCGATGCGGGTCGCCGCCGGTGCGGTCGCACGCAAGGTCCTCGCCGCCCGGCTCGGCAACGCCTTCCATATCCGCGGTGCCCTTGTGCAGGTCGGCCCGCACAAGGTGAACCGCGATAACTGGGACTGGGACGAGGTCGAACGGAACCCGTTCTGGAGCCCCGACAAGGACGCCGCCGAGACCTGGACCGGCTTCCTCGACGACGTGCGCAAATCCGGCTCCTCGGCTGGCGCGGTCGTGGAGATCGTCGCGGAAGGCGTGCCGGCGGGACTCGGCGAGCCGGTCTACGGCAAGCTCGACAGCGATCTCGCGGCCGCGATGATGACCATCAACGCGGTCAAGGGAGTCGAGATCGGCGACGGCTTCGCGGCGGCGGAAATCCCCGGCCACGAGGCGGCGGACGAGATGCGGATGGAGGGCGACCGGCCGGTCTTCCTTTCCAACCACGCGGGCGGCGTGCTCGGCGGGATTTCCTCCGGTCAGCCGGTCGTGGTGCGCTTCGCCGTAAAGCCGACCAGCTCGATCCTGACGCCGCGCCGTTCCGTCGACAAGGACGGCAACGAGGTCGATGTCGTGACCAAGGGGCGGCACGATCCCTGCGTCGGCATCCGCGCGGTTCCGGTCGGCGAAGCGATGATGGCCTGCGTGCTGGCGGACCACCTGATGCGCCATGCGGCCCAGTGCGGATCATGA
- a CDS encoding bifunctional transcriptional activator/DNA repair enzyme AdaA — MLYDTYDHDTLYAALERRDPAFEGRAYVAVTSTGIFCRLTCPARNPKSENCRFFETVGECIEAGFRPCKRCRPLAKAAEGDPGVTKLMAAFEAEPERRWTEADIVALGLDPSTVRRGFKRQFGMTFLEMARLSRLRDGFVTLSGGGRVIDAQLDAGFDSPSGFRAAFARLLGQSPRSFTGGELLKADWIDSPIGALVAVSDRTHLHLLEFVDRKALPRELKKLREAAPGGIGIGRLPPTEQIAAELAGFFAGEGARFETPLAYHGSPFTREVWLELQRIPAGETRSYGDLAKAIGRPSATRAVARANGANQIAIAIPCHRVIGADGSLTGYGGGLWRKRKLIDLEQSYATKGKEKRHVPGNQGPDLLGAAS; from the coding sequence ATGCTGTACGACACATACGACCACGACACGCTTTATGCCGCCCTCGAGCGCCGGGACCCGGCCTTCGAGGGGCGGGCCTATGTCGCCGTCACCTCGACCGGGATTTTTTGCCGGCTGACCTGCCCGGCGCGGAACCCGAAATCGGAAAATTGCCGCTTCTTCGAGACGGTCGGCGAATGCATCGAGGCCGGTTTCCGGCCCTGCAAGCGCTGCCGCCCGCTGGCGAAAGCCGCCGAGGGCGATCCGGGGGTGACGAAACTGATGGCAGCCTTCGAGGCGGAACCTGAGCGGCGCTGGACCGAGGCGGACATCGTCGCCCTCGGGCTCGACCCGTCCACGGTGCGGCGCGGCTTCAAGCGCCAGTTCGGCATGACCTTCCTCGAGATGGCGCGGCTCAGCCGCCTGCGCGACGGCTTCGTCACCCTTTCCGGCGGCGGGCGGGTGATCGACGCGCAACTCGATGCCGGCTTCGACTCTCCGAGCGGCTTCCGCGCCGCCTTCGCCCGCCTGCTCGGCCAGTCGCCGCGGAGTTTTACCGGCGGCGAGCTGTTGAAAGCGGACTGGATCGACAGTCCGATCGGCGCGCTTGTCGCGGTCAGCGATCGGACCCATCTGCACCTGCTCGAATTCGTCGACCGCAAGGCGCTGCCAAGAGAGCTGAAGAAACTTCGGGAGGCGGCCCCCGGCGGGATCGGAATCGGACGGCTGCCGCCGACCGAGCAGATCGCGGCGGAACTTGCGGGTTTCTTCGCCGGAGAGGGCGCGCGTTTCGAGACGCCGCTCGCCTATCACGGCTCGCCCTTCACCCGGGAAGTCTGGCTCGAATTGCAGCGCATCCCGGCGGGCGAGACGCGGAGCTATGGCGATCTCGCGAAGGCCATCGGGCGACCGAGCGCGACCCGCGCCGTTGCCCGCGCCAACGGGGCGAACCAGATCGCGATCGCCATTCCCTGCCACCGGGTGATCGGCGCGGACGGCTCGCTCACCGGCTATGGCGGCGGACTCTGGCGCAAGCGCAAGCTGATCGATCTCGAACAAAGCTATGCAACCAAGGGAAAAGAGAAACGCCATGTCCCAGGAAACCAAGGCCCGGACCTTCTCGGAGCTGCATCGTAA
- a CDS encoding amidohydrolase has product MTPDTRNYDHFLTPDEEEALVAFRHDLHRHPELSGEEEQTAARVVEFVGARGPDRILTGLGGHGVAAIFEGTEPGPTLLVRSELDALPIQELSGLDYISEVPGKAHLCGHDGHTATVAALAYGLERQRPAKGRVVLMFQPAEETGAGSAAVIADPRYGEIRPDMAISLHNMPGAPIGHATLAPGIVCCASRGMEVCLTGKTAHASQPETGISPMAALSALMPALTALGGGNVKGERFSMVTVTHASMGEPAYGVAPGAGRLMATLRTKSDGEMAALIAAAEELVERAAKGAGLGFEISYDDIFDASENHPDAVHLLEEALDARGVTHDAGELPFRGSEDFGRFGQGSKGAMFFLGAGAGRPHVHNPDYVFPDELIGIGSGVFMHAIRSYLG; this is encoded by the coding sequence ATGACGCCCGATACCCGGAACTACGATCATTTCCTGACGCCTGACGAGGAAGAAGCCCTCGTTGCCTTCCGCCACGATCTCCATCGCCATCCGGAGCTTTCGGGCGAGGAGGAGCAGACCGCGGCGCGCGTCGTCGAGTTCGTCGGGGCACGCGGCCCGGACAGGATCCTGACCGGCCTCGGCGGGCACGGCGTCGCCGCGATTTTCGAGGGAACCGAGCCCGGTCCGACCCTGCTCGTGCGCTCCGAACTCGACGCCCTGCCGATCCAGGAACTCTCCGGCCTCGACTACATCTCCGAGGTGCCCGGCAAGGCCCATCTCTGCGGCCATGACGGGCATACAGCGACCGTCGCGGCACTCGCCTACGGCCTGGAGCGGCAGAGGCCGGCAAAGGGCCGCGTCGTCCTGATGTTCCAGCCGGCGGAGGAGACCGGGGCAGGTTCGGCGGCGGTGATCGCCGATCCGCGCTACGGGGAGATCCGCCCGGACATGGCGATCTCGCTGCATAACATGCCGGGCGCCCCGATCGGCCACGCGACGCTCGCTCCCGGCATCGTCTGCTGCGCCTCGCGCGGCATGGAGGTGTGCCTCACCGGCAAGACCGCCCATGCCTCCCAGCCGGAGACGGGCATCTCGCCGATGGCCGCCCTCTCCGCCCTGATGCCGGCGCTGACGGCGCTCGGCGGCGGCAACGTCAAGGGCGAGCGCTTCTCCATGGTGACGGTGACCCATGCCTCTATGGGCGAGCCCGCCTACGGCGTCGCCCCCGGCGCAGGCCGGCTGATGGCGACGCTGCGCACGAAGTCGGACGGCGAGATGGCGGCTTTGATCGCCGCGGCCGAGGAACTGGTGGAGCGGGCCGCGAAGGGCGCGGGCCTGGGGTTCGAGATTTCCTACGATGACATCTTCGATGCCTCGGAGAACCATCCGGACGCGGTCCACCTGCTTGAAGAGGCACTGGACGCACGCGGCGTCACCCACGATGCGGGCGAACTCCCGTTCAGGGGCTCGGAGGATTTCGGGCGTTTCGGGCAAGGCTCGAAAGGCGCGATGTTCTTCCTCGGCGCAGGCGCGGGCCGCCCGCATGTCCATAACCCGGACTATGTCTTCCCGGACGAGTTGATCGGCATCGGCTCCGGCGTCTTCATGCACGCGATCCGGAGCTATCTCGGGTAG